The genomic window GACAAATCGTTTTGCATTTAGAGCAGAATACATCGAggtcatcttcttcgtcatcattATCCGCTAATTTGAAATCAGATACCTTTTCTGatttaatttctttatGACTAGAGTCGAGACGTGAATTAATATACGTCTCCTTACAGCCATCGGAAAAGAGTGTTTCACCTACTATATCTTTAACTTTTGCCATATTTTTAAATTCACGATTAAACCACTCTTTGAGCTCCACAGCACAtgttgaaacaaaactAGCATCGAACGATTCAGGGCTTCTCAAATATGCGTTCAGTACGTTGCTCATCAAGTCAAATATGTTTACAACAGCCGTTCTTTTGGCTAATTTATAATCATTAATGGACTCTTGACCATATGGAAGCCATAAATCGAGAGTAAAATTGACTGCCtcattaaaattaaaaccACAGTTGAAACCAGCATGATAACACTTAGGAAATGTAATTATGTATTCTCCTGGATTTTGAATAGCTTTGTAGCAGGAGATACCTGAATCAGTAAATCTTTTGCTGTAAGGAGAAATCAAAGTAATCAATTGATGGAGCAAATCTGGCTGTCTCTCAAAAAGGTCTGGGGAAATacttttcatcatttcGTCAAATGTCGCGGTATCACGTTCGGGTATAGAATACCAAACCTTTTGTGATCCTGCATGTTGATAATTGGCACTCAAAGTGTATTGGTCTTCAAGATGCCAGCAAAATGTCGAAAATGTCGATCCTACATATATCCAAGGGATAGTCATACCTGAAATTTTTCTATTGATGATTGATAAAAGGGATCCTTTGGCTCGAGGAAGATTCATAAGATTCCATGGGTGAGCACTAATTTCGAGATAATTCTTGTATTCTTCTGattcttcatttttaatAGATGACGGTACGTATTCAGTTGTTGGAAAGCCTGAAGTTTGCCCTGGCTTGTTATTATGTATATCAGCTCCATATCTCACCGTTAGGGGGTTTGAATCCATTGACTCTACATGTTTCCAGAACATTTTTTCCAAGGATTGTATATCTGTTGGTTTATTACCATCGAATAACTTTTCGTCAAATTGCGAACAGTACTCTTTGAAGGACTTGAGAGTAAATAACGAAGATGGTTCTTTAAATCCGTAATAACCATTCCCAATGATGCAGGTATTGCATATCCATTCTTTAACCGAAGATGGTTTCACATTTGAGTTGTTAATGTGATCTACGCATTTGTTATGAAATTTGGATTCGCATGAGTTACAAGTTTTGTGCGATGACGATTTGGACACCATTCTTGAACAAATGGGACATTTatcgtcttcatcatcatcatcatcatcagcatcttcttcctcttgaaCGTCAGTATCACTGTCTAGGTAGTCCAATTCTTCACCAGGCAAgacttcttcattttcatcttctgatCTTTCCGTGGAGTTTTCCTCTTCAAGTAATGATTTTGGGTAATCATATCTGTAGAGCAAACGGGAGATGTGGGTATTATTAGCCTCACCTTTAGCCAAAATCTGGTTGTACAAGAATCGATAATAGGGCAAAATATGTGCCGTAAAGACTCTTTTCAATTCCAGCGGATTTGATGGTGCTAGTTGCTTTGCTATTGCGTCCCACGCTTTCTGATCCTTCATCATGTCCCTTGGATTAACAAGCGGAAAAAACGATCCCTGGCCCTCATCAGCAAAAGGAGTCCCatttctttgtcttttcctCCTACTTCTGCTCCTGTTATTAGATTTCCTGTACCCATCACTGTTATCTTCTTGCTCATGGTTTGGATAACCCCCAGTAGCGCTAGTCTGGAAGTACCGAACTACCGTCTTGTAAATGTCATAATAGTATAATGGTTCCGACTGACCTTTAATAGAGACTTCTGCCGACGCCAAGAGTTTAGAATCACCACGGCTCCTCTTTAAATTGTTGAGCTGTTTCCAAAATAAAAGTCTGGACCTATTCTCAATATCCAACTCCATTAACGTCTGTAGTCTACATTTGAAAGTAAAgtgttcttcatcaatgcCAAAATGCGGCTTGAACCCTGCCGGTGGGATCATCTTCACCATACCATATTTGATACCCAACTTCTTTACCGTAGGAGAAGATAAGTAGGCAATAGGATCCTTGAACTCTTCCTCAGAAGGCCTCAAGGTTGGTATTTCCTGCATCGTTTGAGTGAAAATCCGCTACTAAAGTCAAACCAACACCACGGAATCGGAGAACTGCTGAGACCCAGATATTTCTATTGGCTAATATATTACACCACAAAACCAGCTCACTGCCTAACGTAGTGTGCTGGGTTAGATTTACCCTATAACCAAATTTTTACCTGTTTGCAGGTACCATTCATTATTGAGAATATGATATCATTTGACATAATTGTCGATGCTCTCTGCagaaatcaaatcaaattcttATATAAGAGGAAATGGGTTTCTGTATCATTCgagttgaaaaaaagataatgaaaagaacCGGCTTGTGTTCTATACAAAGGGATACACAGCTCCATATTTGCAACATGTATCCATTGTTCGGCCCATGGCTGATTGCCTTGGGTTTGGCATTGAAACCTGGCATACAAAAATTCTGCTTCCACCTGCAACATGTGTCACCTCATTTTAGGCCACTAAAGACCCCATCCACATACAAATATAAATACGATAAGTAAAAATACAGTAGCGTTTGGAGAATACAAGTGGTGCTTGCCATACCCCACTCGATTCGTGGCCATTTCAGGCAGGCAAGCAGGCAGACAGGCTGGTCTATGCAGTATCGGGACGCACCAGTAAATGCGTTCGTTACATTGCGGCACTGCGTCACTGCGTCACTTTTGACGTCCACGTGATTTACATCCCTTCAGCGCAACGCAGCATTATGCAAGAAaggaaaaccaaaaaaaccaaaaaatcaaaaaaaaaacagcaGTATGCTATGTCAAAGTCACGTGaacgttttttttttttttttttttttattctttttttttggctggCGACAGACGGCCCGATGATGCGTCATACACagtatttttcaatataagAAAGCGACATAGGGCGATATAGGGTTTTGAAGATCAAAAAGCAGGTATGATGGATGATTGATGATTACTGATTGAGGAGGAAATTTTTGTGTTTAAGAGGGGCCGGGAATTGCATTGTATCCAGGAAATTGGGTAAATCTACCGCCTAGCGTTATAGAGCAAGAATTGAATAGAATAGTATACGATGGGTTACACTTTAGCTATTGTAGGTTGCGGTGTGATGGGCCAGGCATTGTTGAGTGCCATTTACAATGCACCAAAAGCCGAAGAGTCATTGGCAGAACATTATCCCAGCAAGATCATTGCTTGCAACGAGTCAGCTTTGAGTTCGAGTTCTGTGGAAAAACTTGTGAAGGGATTCGGCAAATCTCCAAATGCGATTGAGGTGGAGATTTTCACTGCAAGAAACGTGGAAGCCGTCAAGCAGTCAAGCGTCGTTATTCTAGCGGTGAAGCCATACTTGGCTGAGAAGGTTATGGAGGAGATTAAGCCTGAGGGCACAGGTCCAGTGTTGATTTCTTTGGCAGCTGGTGTGACGTTGAGCCAATTGACGGCGTACTTCCCTAATTCTGTCCGCGTGATGACCAACACTCCAGCCAAGTTCGGGTACGGGACAGCTGTTGTATCGTATGCCGAGGCTGTGAGCGAGTCAAACAAAACCCGTGTGAAGGAGCTAGTGCGTCACGTTGGGACCTGTTTGGAGCTCCCAGAAAAGAACATGGACGCAGCTACCGCATTGGTTGGGTCCGGACCAGCCTTTGCGCTCTTGATTATAGAGTCGATGATGGAGGCCGGTCTAAAGATGGGGATTCCATTGAAGGAGTCCAGAGAGTGTGCCATCAAGGTTTTGGAGGGCACAGCCAAGATGGTCGAGATCACAGGAGAGAGTCCTGGCGCGCTAAAACACCAGGTGTGTACGCCAGGAGGAACGACGATTGCGGGGCTTTGCGTCATGGAAGATAAGGGCGTGAAGTCCGGCATTATCCGTGGTATCGAGGAGGCTGCCAGGGTCGCTACGGAGCTCGGTCAgggcaagaagaagtaatagtagtattagtagtagtagtacttatagtcacgtgatcaaTACACCTACATGCGTATATACCATCACCACACACGTCCCCAGCAATACCGTCCGTTGGCCGGCTGGGATCCGACTGGAAACAACGCGAAACAGGTGCGTCCGCACGCTCGCACGCGCGCACGTCATCCTAAACGGCGGTAGGATCAGAGAGCCTGGAGCGCGAGCGCTCGAGCGCTGGAGCGCTCGCACTCCTTCCCCTAAATGCAGCAAAATAACTTTTAGTTTCAGCTGTAGAGAGAGCATGCGGCCTACAACTTGCACACGTACACCACACTTCACTTCTCCAGCCAATCAGATCTCGAATTCGCCGCCTCTGCCTTTGCGTCTGCCAGCTCGCGGGGTGCGGTGCGGACTGTACGCACGCAGCAAAAAAAAGCTGCGAGAAAAACGCCCATAGAGAGCAGACACCCGGTGTTACCCTACCGCAATTGTCTTCACTTTTCCCATTTTTCAGTGTATTTCCACATCTTGCCTCTTTGTCCGGATGGTACTCTGCTGCGGGCGTGTCTAAATGTTCGAGATTCCAACCATGGAAGCAGCACCGGAAACTCTCCAGCACAGAaaacgagaaaaaaaaattcaagaagaaaaaaaaaaaaaaaaaaaaaactagaAAATTTTTTGAGAAATTTTTTGGGTTCGATCTCATAGGTTAGAGCATGCAgtgaaaatattgataaCTATATATTGAGATTATAAAAGACCAATTTTCTCCTTTAACAACAAACTTTTCTTACAATATAAGAGAGGGCAATTAGAGGTATAGAGTTACTTTGCTAAGTTATAGGTTAGGTTAgctttgtttttgattcaattcaattcaattcagatcacttttcttgtttgcTGGATAGTCTTGTTTAGTGGTGGAAAAGAGACAAGGTTAAGAATCTAATTCACGATGGTCTTGCCAAGATTATACGCTGCTTCATCTCGTGCAGCTTTCCAAGCTGCCAGACGTGCTGTTCCCTTCACCGGTGTGAGAGGTtatgctgctgctgccgccTCCGAAGGTAAGGTTAGAGCCGTTATTGGTGCTATTGTTGATGTTCAATTCGAACAAGGTCAATTGCCAGAAATTTTGAACGCTTTGGAGATTGAAACTCCTCAAGGTAAGTTGGTTTTGGAAGTTGCCCAACATTTGGGTGAAAACACCGTCAGAACCATTGCTATGGACGGTACCGAAGGTTTGGTCCGTGGTGAGAAGGTTTTGGACACTGGTGCTCCAATTTCCGTCCCAGTCGGTAGAGAAACTTTGGGTAGAATCATCAACGTTATTGGTGAGCCAATTGACGAAAGAGGCCCAATCAAGTCCAAGATGAGAAAGCCAATTCACGCTGACCCTCCATCCTTTGTTGAACAATCCACTGCTGCTGAAGTTTTGGAAACCGGTATCAAGGTTGTCGACTTGTTGGCCCCATACGCCAGAGGTGGTAAGATTGGTTTGTTCGGTGGTGCCGGTGTCGGTAAGACCGTTTTCATCCAAGAGTTGATTAACAACATCGCCAAGGCCCATGGTGGTTTCTCCGTCTTCACCGGTGTCGGTGAAAGAACCAGAGAAGGTAACGATTTGTACCGTGAAATGAAGGAAACCGGTGTCATCAACTTGGAAGGTGACTCCAAGGTCGCCTTGGTCTTCGGTCAAATGAACGAACCACCTGGAGCTAGAGCCAGAGTTGCCTTGACCGGTTTGACTATCGCTGAATACTTCagagatgaagaaggtcaagatgtgttgttgtttatcGACAACATTTTCAGATTCACACAAGCCGGTTCCGAAGTGTCCGCTTTGTTGGGTCGTATTCCATCCGCTGTCGGTTACCAACCTACTTTGGCCACCGATATGGGTTTGTTGCAAGAAAGAATTACCACTACCAAGAAGGGTTCCGTTACCTCCGTCCAAGCTGTCTACGTCCCTGCTGATGATTTGACTGATCCTGCTCCAGCTACCACTTTCGCCCATTTGGACGCCACCACCGTGTTGTCCAGAGGTATCTCCGAATTGGGTATCTACCCAGCTGTCGATCCATTGGATTCCAAGTCTAGATTGTTGGACGCTGCCGTTGTCGGTCAAGAACATTACGACGTCGCTACTcaagttcaacaaactTTGCAAGCTTACAAGTCTTTGCAAGATATCATTGCCATTTTGGGTATGGATGAATTGTCTGAACAAGACAAGTTGACTGTCGAAAGAGCCAGAAAGATCCAAAGATTCTTGTCTCAACCATTCGCCGTCGCCGAAGTTTTCACTGGTATCCCAGGTAGATTGGTCAGATTAAAGGACACCATCGCTTCCTTCAAGGCTGTTTTGGAAGGTAAGTACGATCACTTGCCAGAAAATGCCTTCTATATGGTTGGTGGTAttgaagatgttgttgCTAAGGCTGAAAAATTGGCTGCTGAAGCTAACTAGAGCTCTTCCTTCAAACACGATTTGAATTCTCTATTTTCTGTTTAATTTTCTCCTTTTTTTCACTGCCTCATCTTTCCTGCTAGgtgcttcttttgttttttttactgTTTAACCTCCTTTAAATGGAGTCACTGATTGTTCAATGCCGTTTTGCTTACAACTTTCTGTGACCTCTAATAGAGAGAAAACATAGGAGACAGAAGAATCATCGTAGCTCAAGAGAAAcatggaagaaagaagatttaTTTCCACCTAGGTTCTAGTTTGAGTTGACTCAACTTTACATTAAAGcaaaatcaatcaatcgCCTTCAAAAGAATAGTTGCATACATGTttatttttccttttctatTTTGGAGAAGTCTGGTGCCTTTCCATTCAGAGAACATGTTTGAGATGCGTGAATGTTTTAACAACAcattatgatgatgacgaaatTTCTGTAGTTGgattaatttttttgccTTAATACGCAGGGTTGTGAGGataactttttttccttttgtgTTTGTAAATATTCACTCGCACTTTAAAGAGGTTTATCATACCTCACTACTTCTAGCCCTATTAAACAACGACAACATTCCAattatataaataaaagaaataagTACAACAACTTTATATTCAAGATTAGTAAAAAAATAGTATACACTCTTATACAAGTCTTTCCACGGGTCCAAGACCTTGGTATCTGTGCCTTCTGCATTTAGCCATACCCTTTACTTTAATTTCTATATAGTTcatattttcatttcttatGGCAGACAGACATATAaatcattttcaatatttgtCAGATGAGATAAATAATGTAAACGCAGAAAATGAAGCTCCGAACCTTAATTATAAACAATAAAGTCAATTAGATAACAAAGTAGCCTTAGAAGCCTTCCCTCCCAGACTTTCCTAACATCTCAAAGCTAGGCTTCAGCGATTACGAAATCGGCAATGCAGTGTATCCGCCGATATTTTTCATCACTTAATCCAAATCAACTCTTCCGATTCGAGTCATGCCAACTTAAAAACAAATCGTACATCAAACTTATAGGCCCTGACTCCGTTAAATTCCTTAATGGTCTGATAACAAGTAAATTGCAGCCTAACTTTGTCAAGAAAAACCTTACCACCCTTTCTTTAGACGAACCACAGAgggatgaagaaatatcGTCATTAGACTTCTCGAAATATAACTGGGGCATCTACAAAGAATGCAGCTCAATGAAGAATCATATATCGAGATTTGGAACATATACTGGGTTTCTTAATATGAAAGGGAAACTTCTCACGGACTCAATAATATACCCCTACCCCTTTACCATCGGAAGCATAAAGGACAAAAAATTCCCGGAGTACATCTTAGAGTTTGACAGTCACATAGCTTCAAGAATGGAAAAGTCTTTAATCAACCATAAGCTACTAAGTAAAGTGAAAATTAAACCACTTTCAAGTGAGCAACTAAAAACATGGGATACCTTTATTATAATGCCAGAAGAATATGAACTGTTAGACAATTTATTAAATCCAATGATGGAGATGAAGGATGGAGAACAAGCGCTCAGCTTTGCcaagttcttttcatcaatgTTCTTCCAAGGAAATGAAGATAAAATCAAGGCTGTCTATTTTGACACCCGCTTGATCAATGAATTGTACGAAGGAAGACTAAAACCTATGTTCAGAATTGTTACGGATAGCTCTGTTGATGACATTAACGATATTTTTAATTGTACGGCATTCGAGAATATATCTTTTGCTAAACTAAAAGTTAATCCGGAGGAAATTCAACGGGATAGGTTTAAGTTTGGGCTTCTCGATGGCTGCCATGAATACATACCCGAATCATTACTTCCCTTAGAAGTAAACTTCGACTACTTTGAGGATACTATCAACAGTGATAAGGGTTGTTACGTAGGACAGGAACTAACGGCAAGAACTTTTGCTACCGGTGTACTTAAAAAGCGGACAGTGGGAATTGAGTTAAAAGAACATGAAAAGCTAGCAAATTGGGACCGTTCCAAATACCTAAACATATTTAGTAAATTGGAACTCGAGGCTAGTAAACAGGAGAGCGACGCTGCACCTAATCCATTTGGTTCTTCTAACAAGCCTATTAAAAAGAGAACTAGACCAGCAGGTCAATTGATCAATATAAGCGGTGATATTGGTTTGGCGGTTTTCAGAAAAGAATACATATATCATGCATTACAACACAACCATGACATAGATGCTTACATCGAGTTGCCAAACAATGAATCTGTTCCTTGTTCAATAAAACTAGAGTGGCTAGATAGATTCCGTGAATCTGAAGACTAAGGCATCGAAAGCTCATAACAACAGGGCTCTTGTGGCAGCTATCtatatttattttagtGATTGGGTAAAAGTTGTCACTTCAtacttgtatatatatacatatatttaaacTTCAATATTCATTAGTGACAGGAGAATTTACTATTGCCTGAAAAAGTGATGTTATTAAGTTGGTTACTTTACACAGGTAATGTATTAATCGTCTAAGACACaactttatatatatgctcGAACTTATTATTAGGGAGGGTCCAAACAACACACACTGCATTATTGTGAATGAATGATCAATTCATGCCGCCGAGGGCAGCACTGGGACTGTTGTTTTTGCTATAttagtttttcaaaattgtcATACACCCATACATCCAAATAATGTCCCTTTTCaaagtaaaaaaatataatccAAGAAATGCATTCCTATTTAGGCAAACCCTGGttattttcaagatttcCCGTTTTGGAGTTTCTGAAGCATGTACCACCTCGGTTGCTCGTTTTGTCTGAGCTGTGCCGCTCGTTTCTTCCCGTGTGAGGAGGTCACCGAGGGGAGGAACCTAGTCTTCTCTTCCTAGCTTGCCAAGGTGGTCCTGCCTAGACTCTGTTAGCGTAGACAGACACTCCACCAGACTCCTGGCGGGAAGTCCCTCTAGTTTCCCTTTCTAGTGGGAGATGGCGGGAGGAATCGCTTGCAGGCGTATGCTGAAACTTTGGCGATTTTTTGTCGGATTCGAATTCTGAGTAGGGAACAGAGAGAGATTGTGTGTGCAGTTTGTAGAGGATTCGGTAGGAGTGTagttaatttttttcttgagatAGTATTGAAAGATATTATAACACAGTTTTTCACTAATACTGATTAAATTGGTAGAACTAGTAGTTAGGCTTTATTAGTTCATACTTGGTTTATTTGATAGTTTCGTTTTGATCGAGAGAGCAAGAGGACCGTTAGGAACGTAGATAACACACATCGAAATGTCTGAACACGAAGCCGcagttgaagttgaagtcCAAGAAGACTTTGAAGTCGTTCAAGAATTTGTTCCTGTTGAATTGGCCACTGCCATTCCAGAAGACATTCAACAAGCTCAAACTGAGATcaagttgttcaacaaaTGGTCTTTCGAAGATGTTGAAGTCAAGGACCCATCTTTGGTCGACTACATCCAAATCACCAAGCCAATCTACGTTGCCCACACTGCTGGCCGTTACGCCAACAAGAGATTCAGAAAGGCTCAATGTCCTATCGTTGAAAGATTGACCAACtctttgatgatgaacGGTAGAAACAACGGTAAGAAGTTGAAGGCTGTCAGAATCATCAAGCACACCATGGAAATCATTAACGTTTTGACTGACCAAAACCCTCTACAAGTCATTGTTGATGCTATCATCAACTCTGGTCCAAGAGAAGACACCACCAGAGtcggtggtggtggtgctgcCAGAAGACAAGCCGTCGATGTCTCTCCATTGAGAAGAGTTAACCAAGCCATTGCTTTGTTGACCATCGGTGCCAGAGAAGCTGCCTTCAGAAACATCAAGACTATCGCTGAAACTTTGGCCGAAGAATTGATCAACGCTGCTAAGGGTTCTTCCACTTCTTACgctatcaagaagaaggatgaATTGGAAAGAGTTGCCAAGTCCAACCGTtaaggaaaataataatatcaatGCTACCCgtaaattttttttattaattatTACATTTGCACTATTGCCATTATATTAACTACTGTCATTAAAAGAATACAAAGTACTATTATATGGTTATTAtaagttttttttcctcaACAATCACAGAATAATCAACCCTTTCGAATATGGTCCCCAGCAGCCGCACGGGACTATATTTTCAGATTCATTCATCGTAAAAAACCCAAAGGTGTAGAAGGTTTAGCTTACCCACCTTTTACATATGACATCGAATTGGGAACTCAATGCCTACAGCGAGCGGGGGGTCCTCCCCGCGCGCTGTGTGCCTTTTGTCTCTTCCATTCAAAACCCACAACCTTTTAAATCACTTTACAGGTGTCGAACGTCACGTGTGGGAAACCCCCTCATCAAATATCTTTATGGGAGGGGAACTAACCCATTTACCACATGCTTCTATATAGCTTGTTAAGTATTTTCTCCTCtagtatagtataataCAAAACAATCAATTTAGTTTTACAAGAAATGATGgacaaacaaacaaacaatcaaaaagaaaatctgGTCACGTGCGCACCAGGGTACTACTAACTAAAAAGCTAACTCgctttgtcttttcttccttcgCCTTTAACCCGGACACAACCACACCGCCAAACCCTCTTTCTCCGTCTACTCCGAGCGTGGTCACgacaaaatcaaatcaCAAACACAAtcacaaaacaaaaaaaaaaaaacatagCCCCTGCTTTGCCCATAACCGACCCAGATAACACTGTACCACCGGCtggtcttcttctcctttcCCTGTCATTTTATCTGTCATTAATCATTTTTCTCCTCCATAAAATGATCAGCGCGCGTCAGGGAAAAACGCGGTTTTGAGTCCGATCTCTACAGGCATGTCAGAGCGGCAAGCCGTTCTGTTCTGTTCATGCCCCGCGCTAGTGTAAGCAATACTTAAAGCCTGGTTTACGCCAGTCCAAGGTTTTATTGATGACCAAAGAAAAGCTGGGAAGGTTCAGGGTTGATGATGACTGATGAATGAtgattcttttcctttagGGCGTCGCTCCggacttttttttgtgaGGTTTAGGGTAGAGAGCACCTTAATCCGATAATGCGATGCgcttgtgcttgtgcttgtgATTGTAAGTTTTGTTGATGCGTTTGCATGGCGTTTGTGtgtagtagcagtagcatCAGTTCTTTGTGGACTCCCCTCATCTAGCGATAAAGAAGTAGAGGTAGTAGAGGTAGTCAGTCGCACCTCCAGTTCAGTGAGTGacctttattttattgtttatttgttgtgTCTTTAGCAtagagtatatatatatggtaCCTTTCTTGACATGATTGGAGGTTTGACCACCAGTAGAGTAAATACAATGGTAGGTACCCCAGTGGTAGGTAGTAGCTAGCCAGACCAACACTAATCACCAGTAATGACTTCCACCTTTATAAACGAAAAAGACTTGCCCAAGCTACCTCTTCCGGACTTACACCAGTCCCTGGTTGAGATGGAGGAATCTCTCAAACCATTGTACTATGCAGACGGATACTACAAACATCCTTTGCATCCGGAAGAGTCCAATGAGTTGCACGAAAATATAAAAACGTTCATGAGCTCAAAGGCTGCCGCCAAATTGCAAGACAAATTGGCGATATTCGACCGTTTCAACGGATGTTACTTGGACAGATTACATCTAGATATCAACAACCACACATCCACAAAGGAGATTCAGGATGACGTCTTGCCCAGAAATCCGTTTCTTGTGCTAGCAGAAGATGCGGATACCAGCATTTCACAGGCAGCTAGGTGCGGCGTGCTTTGTTCGTCTGCTTTGAGGTTTGTAAGCGCTTTTAGACAGAACGTATTGCCCCCAGACTACGGCAAGAATGGCAAGCCGATGAGCATGCTTCCGTATGTCAATCTATTTGGTACGACCCGGTGCCCTGTTTTTGAACACGGGGAAGTGGAGTCATTTGACTTAAACAAGCCCTACGACGAATCAGACCTCGAAGCAGAGTTGAACAATCTTTCGGCGCAAAGAAGGCCTTCAACAGCTTCCTCAGAGGCATCGGCCTCAGATGACGAAGTGGAATTTTTCAACGTCCACGGCATCACAAAGAAACAGTATCCTGATTCAAAACACATATTGATCATCTCCAGAGGACAGTACTACACTTTGGACGTCTTGGACGAAAAGAATGACGTGTTGTTCACAGACTCGCAACTATCCCAGGCTTTCCAACATATTATCGACGATTCAACAACTTCTCGCGGGTTGAAAAGAGCCACCGCGTTGGGATCTCTCACGTCTTATTCCTTCAAGAACTGGAAGTAtgcaagaaagagattgcAAAAACGTTACCCACAAGAGTTGAATACCATCGACTCTGCGTTGTTTGTCGTCGTTCTTGATGAATCAACAAGTACCAGTGACATCAATGAGGATTGCAAGCGATTATATTACGGTACAAGTGTCATTGACGATGTTACTGGTTTCCAGGTTGGTTCTTGCACTTCTAGATGGTACGACAAATTACAGTTGATCGTTACCGCAGACTCAAAAGCGGCCGTAATCTGGGATTCGTTCACATGCGACGGAAGCGTCGTTTTGAGGTTCACTAGCGACATTTACGCAGAGTCTATCTTGAGATTAGCCAGAGAAGTCCACGGCGGGGACCCTCACTTTTCTCTATGGCCACAAATACCAAAGGCTAGCTCTAAAGACCCTTGGCCTAAAAAGCTCTCCAAGATAAGCTGGTCATTCAGTCACATTTTGAACACACATGTTCACTTATCTGAGACTAAATTGACAGATTTAATATCGAAACACGATATTGTCCATACTAGTATTCCATTCGG from Kluyveromyces marxianus DMKU3-1042 DNA, complete genome, chromosome 6 includes these protein-coding regions:
- the YAT2 gene encoding carnitine O-acetyltransferase YAT2, with amino-acid sequence MTSTFINEKDLPKLPLPDLHQSLVEMEESLKPLYYADGYYKHPLHPEESNELHENIKTFMSSKAAAKLQDKLAIFDRFNGCYLDRLHLDINNHTSTKEIQDDVLPRNPFLVLAEDADTSISQAARCGVLCSSALRFVSAFRQNVLPPDYGKNGKPMSMLPYVNLFGTTRCPVFEHGEVESFDLNKPYDESDLEAELNNLSAQRRPSTASSEASASDDEVEFFNVHGITKKQYPDSKHILIISRGQYYTLDVLDEKNDVLFTDSQLSQAFQHIIDDSTTSRGLKRATALGSLTSYSFKNWKYARKRLQKRYPQELNTIDSALFVVVLDESTSTSDINEDCKRLYYGTSVIDDVTGFQVGSCTSRWYDKLQLIVTADSKAAVIWDSFTCDGSVVLRFTSDIYAESILRLAREVHGGDPHFSLWPQIPKASSKDPWPKKLSKISWSFSHILNTHVHLSETKLTDLISKHDIVHTSIPFGYRTAQKLGVRADSLIQVALQIAHYALYGKMIFSFEPISTRFFKNSRSAFIPIQTQELLELCQLFISNSLNEKGKLEKFISACNDHSEKIRQAQNGLGFEKHFNAIKYLFKFHEHFDIGLSEEELETASKVFNNPMMEPFSAPELIASNCGNSAMSAFGVTPAVPQGFGIGYIIKSDQCDITLTSQYRQGRRLAFMLKWVLTEINNYWELNSTNSVRISPKVDQLYEIDNAINQLKLNVAQHKVDNTKAPGQTADRPNLGGYHQSSTSSIFNGGHGFLELKGHLESRTSSRPISRSGSNLKLSSMSLSNASQPTLTNELEDTATSRIRIASELEKQNAGYEILVIDASNATKETPKTNKKKNVVSSKFEINFDRSIVGRKVNTRG